Below is a window of Phoenix dactylifera cultivar Barhee BC4 chromosome 7, palm_55x_up_171113_PBpolish2nd_filt_p, whole genome shotgun sequence DNA.
CGTCGAGCAACTTGATGTTGCATGTCATGAGGAGTTGCTCAAAGTTCATTGTGTACTCTTTTACAATGATCTCATGCCGCTGAAGATTGTGGAGCTTAAAAAATTTGTTCCAAAAATAATCTTTGGGAAAAATTTATGCTTAAGTTCATGACGCATCTTATCATACGCTAGGATCTTGTCACATCATTCATACTCACATCGTCACTTCAGATTTTCCTACCAAATTGATATGTACTTCTTGAGCTTGATGACAACTAACCTCATACATCAATCATTAAAAATTTTGTTAAGCTTGAAGACTTGTTCAAGAATGTGGGGCTAATCAACAAACTCATTAGGTTATAGGCAATCTTTAAAGTCGAGGGTGATATGCAACCTTCAAAGTTGGAAATGTAGGAAGTCATGATTATTGCGATATAGTCTTCGTTTGCATTGATGATGACAATCCTCTTTGCTCGATGAAGACAGATTAAAATCTTTCACTTCTTTATTCGAACACTCACTTTTATCATCAAAGGGCTCTCTATTCGATAATGATTGGAACTGTGGTGATGTCAATATTCATGTTGCTCTTGTCATTGACAAAGCTgctgatttttttctttaagttgtTCAAGCTGGTAGCGTAATTTATCTAATTCGATGTCTTATAAATCTTACTTACGTTCAACATACTCTTCGATATTGCAGTGATGAGACGACATCTTCAAACCATGCTGTAACTCCGACTGTTATCGGGAAGGTGTTGAACTTAGATGGAAAATTTGAACGAGGAAAGATACATGCAACCAATTGTGATGAGTAAGAAACCCACTACAACACGTGCGATGCAAGGTGCTAGAATGGGAGGATGATAGTTGAAAGAGGAGCAAGGGTGACTCACTCTATTCCGAGATCGAAAATACTATCCTGGCTAGCTACTCCTAGGATATAGCTCTCACACACTCACTAGTATACCCTAGGAATGTAccaaaagagaagagagagaacagAGAGAAGGCAAGACAATTTGCATAAGAGAATTTTCACTAATCAATAACTCAACTATCTTGAGTATGATTATAAGAAGAGCCTTAATAGAGGTATTTATAAGTAGTACAAGAGGACTCTTTTCTTCAGTTTTCTAATATGAAATTCCAAATCATATTCTGACTCAAAGAATACTAACTACTAACTCTCCTAATAACataaaaaattcttaaaaagaaagttcacaaaaattaaatcatattCTATCATGGAAAATTAGAATAGGCTTCtaaatcttattctaactcGAAGAATGCTAACTATTAACTTTTCTAATAATATCAAAAGTTCTTAAAAAGAAAGTTCATAAAAATTAAACTCCATAAAATTAACTAACATCACATTTTCTAATAAGAAAAAATTCATATTGGGTTTCGAGACCCTTGTAGCCGGCACCAGCAAACCACATGGGCCCTAGGCACTCTAGCATTGTATAATGTCTTGTTATCATATCTAGTGGCCAGAAATAATTGTCTGCTTGAGGATGTTAATGAGAGCCCACAAGTTCTTGTCTTGAGAGCTTCGCACCATGTGTCGGACTTCATGCGGGTAAAAATATCAAAGGATTGTTGGGTGTTAGAAAAATCTTGGGTCCCACTTCAGCAGTTTCTATGTCCCATATGTTTCATTGCACTAGAGAATCCCCACCCCCTAATTTGCTTGAAATCAATTTTGATGGCAATGTGAAGAATAGAGGCCAATATGGTGGAGCAGGTTTTATAATTCGGGATTCTAAGTCCCATTGGTTCGAATTAAGGGCAGCCTAGGAAGGCCTTTTGTTTGCAATAACTACTTTATAGACCGATCACATTGTTCTGGAAGGAGACTCCAAAATAGTTATATCCTAGATTTATGCAAAGGCAGTGCATCATATacctattcatccattaatgtTAGGCATATGAAGAATCATAGAGAATGGTACTTCATGTGTTGTCTAGTATGTCTTTGGAGAGGCAAATGAAGCGACGGACTGGATGATTTCATATCTAGCTAATCATTATGGCCTAGTGCTTTAGGAGGTTTCCTTAGTTTTATCCTCTTATTTTTGAGACATTATTTTGATCGATGCGAGTGGTGTATTTACTCGAGGGCTCTGCAAAGCTGCCAGttcaaccacaaaaaaaaaaaaaaaaaaaatcacgttTGTACTAATTATAATGAAATATACAGAGCATTGGATGGAATCATGGGGAAAACTCCGAATTGCTTGTATAAGTTGTATAGCAAACATGTATCAATTTGCTTGTACATAAATTCCatgtaaaatattattatattgacTTGTTCCGAAAtgcaaattattatttttgtagtGCAAATTTCTGAGTAGGTTATGTGATTTGTGTTTtgagtattttattttgtttgactGAATTGTGTTCAAGGAAAGGAAAAAGTTCAACTACATTACTTTAGCATTGAATTGTATGGCTGGTTGGTGTAAGCCCATCTCTCCACGGATATATGGGATATTTCCGGTTACATGTAAACAAACAGGTGAACTGCAACTGCAGCTTCCAGTTACAAGTGAAAAAATACTAGAAAGTAAGAATCTGCAACTGTAGTTACTATAAACCAAATACTGGATTTGTAACTCCAAATCCTAAAGGTCCATCCCCATACAACCCCAAATACATGTAACTGGACTTTATAGCTATCCAATCAGGTCCTAAATGAATTAGTTGCCTACGTTCGTaaacatatgattttttttatcacaATAAGGATATATCACATCTTTCAGTAGAGAAGGAAATATATTTGAACGATAGCTTGTGCttcttatttttttgatgtaatgGGAGAGCTTGTGCTTttgtttattttaaaaaaagaaaaatagaatacgTTTTGTATAGCTCAATCTGAACCAACCATTTGAGGCATCAATTATGTACGATGAGGACCATCAGATTTTGCAGTGTTACTGCTGCAACAGTGTAATGCAGTGAGCCCCAGAAATGCCCCATTTTTTTGTGAGGAGTATCCCTATACATGCCATTTGAGTGGCTATTTTTGACTATCAGAAGCCTGCTTATGGGCGTTTAAAGTGACTTGCAATGCATTGAGTTCTGGAGAAACCATAAAAAGAGCGGCATGCTGGCTTGGGTCTTTTAATAACCCACCTTCTCCATCCTTGCCTAAGCCATCCGACAGCAGacaaaggagaagagagagagagggggcacTGATAAGACCAGTCAAACGTTCAGAGCTCTTCTATGGCCTCTCTACTGCCCTTCTCCAACCTTCATATAAGCCAAAGCCAGGCCTGCCATTTCAATACACATTACATGACTTCTCACCTTTTCCTTCTTAGCCTCTTAGGTTATTTTTCGCTCTACGAAAGGATGGCAGCCTTCTCATATCAACATCACCATCCTCTCCTCCTAGACTCTCCTTTCCTTCCAAACAGTGCCATCAAATTGCCTCCCACGCCACACCAAGTTGGAGAGATGACCAATGTGTCCGCTGGCTTCCTCTATTGTAACACACCTGAAGCCATCAGAGAGGCCTCAGCGACTGAAGCCAGGGCCTTCCAAAGCAGCGGCTCTCTTGACGGTGCTATAATACTCCACTCAGGGGAGACCCAGATGGACTGCTCTTCTTCAGTGTTGGTTGAAACCCATGGTGGTGATTCTGGTGAAAGGGCCACAACACTACAAGGCTCgacggagaagaagagaaagagcagACATGGCGCAAGCTTGAGCTCGTTTCGGTCAAAGGTAAAAAGAGTTAAAGACCTCAACTTTAACTTTACGAGTGAAAAGACCTCAACTTCCTCTTTAATTGGTTATTCTTTGATCGTAAGGTACTGTTAGTTTTGCAACGTAACAATGCTTGTTGTTAGGATACGAAGGAAAGCAAGAGCAGGAAGCACAAGtccaaagaaggtgagaaaCCCAAAGCCGATGAGGTGAAAGAGAGGAAACCATGTGATGATCCTCCAACAGGCTACATTCATGTTAGAGCAAGGAGAGGTCAGGCAACAGACAGTCACAGCCTTGCTGAAAGGGTACCCTATAACATACCTCTTTTTGCCACAAGCTCATTACTTACGAAGAGAAAAAATAAAGTCATGACTTTGAACATGCTTTCCTACTTGGTTTTCAGGTGAGAAGAGAGAAGATAAGTCAGAGGATGAAGCTGCTGCAAAGCCTGGTCCCTGGTTGCGACAAGGTATAGCTCTAAATTTGATGCAACTTTTGTCTCCATGGATCGTACTTTGGCAGGGTGACATTGTTTTCTAACAGTTACTTCTTTGCTCTTACGAGTAGATCTCAGGAAAGGCCCTCATATTCGATGAGATCATCAACTATGTACTATCCTTACAGAATCAAGTTGAGGTAGTAAAATTTTAACAAATTTGATTCATATGgaaaaggaggagatttttATGAAAACTTTGGTACTTACTTATGTGCAGTTCCTCTCCATGAAGCTTGCTTTTTTGAGCCCCACAATGCATGACCTTGGTGTGGATCTTAATGGACATATGGATCAGCAACAGGTGGGACACTGAACCTATCTCCAATCTTTACTGTTGCCTGGTCTTCTACATGCTCATGTGGACAGGTTTTTTACACGTATATGATGTTGATGGGGGCTTGGACCATTACACTTCAGAGAATAGGGAGCATGGCACGGGACTCGGTGCCAACGCCATTTGTACCACAAAGAAATCACATTCAACCGGTAGCTTTCGGAGGGGACATCACCAAAGACTACCCCATGATGGACCCATCGCCTTTTCTACTGCATCAGCAAGGGCCCCAGGCCTTCTCCCAGGTCCCTTACTCCTAGATGGCCTATGTATCCAATGGAAATTAGGTTCAAATAAGTTAAGAGCAAATCAAATCCCTGACATTAATCTATGGACGTCCTTCTCAGGACAATAGTAGCGTTCTGATGCAAGTGGGTGACCAAAGACAAGGGTTTCTCAATCCAATGATGTTCAATAACATGTGCTCTTtccagtagagagagaaagagaaagagaatggCCTCAGAAACATGAGGTATGTCCAACTAACAGCCATAAAATGCCCGAGTTTATCAAATTTTGTTAGAAAATAATGGAAAAATAGAGAATTGCCAGGAGAAACTTCAATCAACAACCTGTTTGATTGATTCTTAATGTTGTGCCCTTTCCACTTCTATAAGTACAAGTTTATATAGATACCTTGAAAATGACATAGCATTAAACAAAAACAACTTCCAAGATTAGCTATTTAACAGCATAGTCTAAATATAACAAAGTAGGCTATTAATAGAGTTTACTGAAAAACTGCATCAGTTCCAATACGCATCAGCTTCAATAAGTTTTCATGTCTTTTTCTGCGTACGTAATTTGATGTTTTCTTTATTTCAAACATTCTTCACAGCATGCATGACTGTCCTAAGCAGCCACAACAGTAGAAGAAACCCATGGGGTCTAATCTCATTGATCTGCCTTTGTACAAATTAATTATTTGGATTTAGCCCATCTCCTTGCCTAATGCAGTCAACTAGGAGAACCttgagggagaagaggaaggccAAACGCAGGACCATACCAGCTGCGCCTTATCTAGCTCAAGCTCAGATAAACTTGGTCCCATGCATGTAAAAGGCCCAGTCATGGTGATGTTAGACTTGCAAAGGTATGGGATGTGATAAATAATGCTTAATTTATTGCTATCAGCTACCCTCTTTGTCATCTAGAGAGAGAGGAGCAGAGCGAGGAACCGTGCTGTACAATGGGAGACTGATATGACTAGCCAATGCAGATGTGATATCTTTCCTTATGTTTTATTATTCATGGATGTTGTTGTTGGAATCTTCTATGTACTGTTCCTATTGTGATGGGGGCATTTTCAACTGTTGTGGGCAGGGCATCTTGGCAAAAATTTTCGTTCATTTTTTTTATGGTTCAAGATACCTTTGTAAGAAGTGACAATAATGCATGGAAATCATGACTaatgaattaaaaaaattaaaatttaaaatgacatataaaaattaaatattgatGTATTTGTGGTGGTTTATACAAAATCTAGGTAATAACAAACAAAAGTAGTAAAACTGCCAATAACAAACATATATAAAACTTTTGATCAGGCCCTCAGCATATGACAGATGCCACATACAAAACTACCTAATGAATGAACTCAATCAAATATCTATAAATTCAATATAAAAATAAGACTCACTCAATCCTCTAAAAATAATGGAATGAAAAATGTATACAACAATTTATCCTTGAGAACAATTATTCCAAGATGATAGAAAGCCACAATGTTCCAACATATTATTGGCAACCAAACCAAATAAAAGTCTCCAAATAAGCATAAATAAAGTTAATAGGCAGAAAATCTAACTAAACACAACTAACCAGAGATAATTAGATACACTAGGACTCCAAAGCAAATCTATGCATGACTCCTCCTAGCCTTGCATAATTCACGATTCAGAATATgaaaatagagagaaaaagGCAAGTGAGCTAAACCAGCTTAGTGAGTAAAGTCATACACCAAAGTAAGGTCGAAACATGCCAAGCGCACGACAAACCAAAATAGCAATTTACAAGCACAATAACATTGATTGGGCAAGAAAACTATACTTTTATCAAACCTCaatgaataaatttattttttataaattattaacaaaTGCAACATCAGGCTATGGCTACACATCTCAATGGCATGGGTCAGATATGATATGTAGAATAATAGATATAATAGATATGAAGTGCATCATGTGCATTATAACGGATATCAAATAACAAGTACCACTATTTTAATTATCAGTAGCTCAATGGTAAAATCACTCTAATGACATTTTAAAACGTTGTTAATATCAGTATTGCtgacacttataagcgtcgctaaTATCCAAATTGTCGGACGAGTCTTGGGCTATTGCCGATGCTTATAGGTGTCGGCAGAAACCCAAGCATTGCGGACGCTTATATTAGTGCCAGCATGAACCCAAGTTTTACCGACGGCTATAAACGTCGGCGAAAGCAGAAGTTTTGACGACGCTTACAAGCATCGATGGAAATCCAAGTAACCcaatgcttaaaagcgtcggtaaagttcGCATTTTGCCGATGCTTTCAAAATGCGTCAGCAAAAAATATTTCCATCCTACGCCTACCGACGCCTTTTGCGAAGCTTATGAGAGCGTCGGCAGTGAAagtaccgacgcttataagcatcggaaaAAGCTCTAAAAACCACCGAAAAAGATAAGTCTTTTTGTAATGATTACTCAAAACAGATCATGTATCCATAATAACTTATTTTCGAAAGTTTCACAATGTAGCCATGCAAATCAAGTTTCTGTAGTTCTGTAGGGTTAGGCTGCTCAGAGATATCCCCCGAATGCTTAGCCTATCACAGGAAATTCTGCCTTCAATATTTGATGCTCAATGCCTCCCTGCTCTTTCTTCAATCAAATTGGTGGGGATCTCCCTGCGCCAAGCTTACCAGAAACAGTGGTAGGGAAGAGCTCATTTGCCAAATTGTTGTTGGATCGGGCGACAGGATCACTGTCTCCAGGGCGGTATGGTCTTGAACTGAGACTGCATTCATTGTCTTTGCTCATCACCAAACCACATAAAAAACATTTGGTCGTGATCCACAGTGGCTCAACTCCTTCCTGTCGACATGAAAGGAACACATGATTGGGTGAGAATGGTGTTAGAAATAATCCTTGATGGTAAAACCAAGCACTGCATGTGAAAGAATCAGTATCTAAGGGGCCTTAAATGGAATTTCAGGCTTGGGACCTCTGGTGATAGCTACATATTATCTGGTTTGAGGGCCTACAATATATCCATatcaaagaaaaagcaaaacaaagggcCTAAACTATGTTTTATTCTAGCAGTAACTTTTAGTCTGTTATGGACCATGCCTTTGATGAAATAAGAAGAGTATGTCGGATCATTAAATGGATCCCGCATTGATGTGGTTCAGCGCGGTAATATAGCAAAAATTAGCAGTAATTTAGTTTCTGTCATGACTCTATTGCCCATCTGGAACATGTTAAAAATTAGCAGTAATTGAAGAGTATGACGCTGATAAGCGCCGCCTTAAATCAGTTCTTAGCTTCcgatgacgcttataagcatcgtcttaATATTTGATTCTGATGATGCTTAGTTTAATTCCTTATAATACTACtaagaagcgtcggcaaattttaGCGCGGGAACTAAATTACCGATGCTTTTATCTAGCGTCGGCATATATGTCGGCAATTTCCAATTTTTTGTAGTGAGCAAAGCTTTCAAGTTCCAAGTATCCTGATAGCAGTCCAGCCAAGTCTTATACATCCCTAGAGTATGGCCAACATCTAGAAGATAGAACCTACCTCGCTGCATCTCGATCCATCGAGGCAGCTCTGCATGGTAAATGGACGTGTTTGTCGAAGATAACGCTGACATGTAGGTCCAAAGTTGGGGGTGCTTCCTATAGTATTTGAGAAAAGGCCAAATCCTAATACAAGTTGAACCTAGAGTCTGTTATCATGCTTGTTGTGGTTGAAATCTGGCCTGAGAGTGACCACGCCGGAGAAGTCGGAGGAGCCGCTGGCCGGGGCAGAAAAAGGGTGGCGCCTTCTGTGCTCTGTGGACCCTGcataaagcctcaccggtggatCCTGGTAAGGGCCCTTTGATGATTAAGTTAGAGTGGATCTTAGTTAGTCCAAAAGTCCCCAGGCTTTACCTGAcgagggctatttatagtctcggCAGAGGTACCCAGGTGGCAGAGGTATGGCTCATCCTCATCATGAGAGAAGATGGTGTTTGGCCAAGTGGCATGCAGTCAGGGTTTGCTTGAAGCATACGAAGTAGGCCATTCTTGTGAATGACATGGCGTTGACAAATGTGGTAGCGTACGGCCCTTGGCAGCAAGGTATGGCCCCTAGTCGACATGTCGTGGAGTGACCAGCAAGTAAAATATGGGGCGGTGAGGTTGTAATGTACGACCATGTATGCGGGCGTAGGGGTGCGCGTAGGTACGCATGTGGATGCGGCCTTGGGCGAGGACGGGCTCGCTTGGAGGCCGCGACATttacttggtgaagtcagtTTGGTGAGCACTGAGGTCAAGCTGACTTGGGGGCTGCGACATATATTCGGTGAGGTCGGCTTGGCGGACTCTGAGGTCGGCCCAGTCTCCTCGGTTCGGATGTCAGCTCGGCAGGGCGCCCCGAGCCTGGCTTGAGGGGCGTCATTGTGGATACCTGTGGTCGACagggcctcttcggctcttggtcgatcctgcagggcgccccgagccCGGCTGGAGGGGCATCATTGTAGATACCTGCGGTCGACGGGGCCTCTTCGACTTTTGGTCGATCCTGCAGGGCGTCCCGAACCCGGCTGAAGGGGCGTCATTGTAGATATCTACGATCGAcggggcctcttcggctcttggtcAATCCTGCAAGGCGCCCCGAGCCCGGCTCGAGGGGCGTCATTGTAGATACCTGCGGTCGACGGAGCCTCTTCAGCTCTTGGTCGATCCTGTAGGACGCTCCGAGCCCGACTCAAGGAGCGTCATTGTAGATATCTGTGGTCGAtg
It encodes the following:
- the LOC103707819 gene encoding transcription factor bHLH137-like, translating into MASLLPFSNLHISQSQACHFNTHYMTSHLFLLSLLGYFSLYERMAAFSYQHHHPLLLDSPFLPNSAIKLPPTPHQVGEMTNVSAGFLYCNTPEAIREASATEARAFQSSGSLDGAIILHSGETQMDCSSSVLVETHGGDSGERATTLQGSTEKKRKSRHGASLSSFRSKDTKESKSRKHKSKEGEKPKADEVKERKPCDDPPTGYIHVRARRGQATDSHSLAERVRREKISQRMKLLQSLVPGCDKISGKALIFDEIINYVLSLQNQVEFLSMKLAFLSPTMHDLGVDLNGHMDQQQRIGSMARDSVPTPFVPQRNHIQPVAFGGDITKDYPMMDPSPFLLHQQGPQAFSQDNSSVLMQVGDQRQGFLNPMMFNNMCSFQ